The following proteins are co-located in the Manihot esculenta cultivar AM560-2 chromosome 9, M.esculenta_v8, whole genome shotgun sequence genome:
- the LOC122724676 gene encoding protein ORGAN SIZE RELATED 1-like produces MLRSVVIMVLLALSLLLLPVVLPPLSPPPLLFLFVPVFIMSVLVLLALSPSHEPNIAVDNTV; encoded by the coding sequence ATGTTGAGGTCGGTAGTTATTATGGTTCTGCTTGCTCTTTCTCTTCTGCTACTGCCGGTGGTTTTGCCACCCTTGTCGCCGCCTCCGTTGTTGTTCTTGTTTGTTCCTGTTTTTATCATGAGTGTTCTCGTTTTATTGGCTTTATCTCCTTCTCATGAACCCAATATCGCCGTCGATAATACTGTTTGA